In the genome of Urocitellus parryii isolate mUroPar1 chromosome 7, mUroPar1.hap1, whole genome shotgun sequence, the window TGTTGTTTCTagttgcttcatttttatttttaagttattaatgTGTTTTGAGTTGGTTTTTACTAGATAGAGTGTAaagagataggagagagagagagagagagagagagagagagagagagagagagagagatatctaggtggatattcaattttccttgcaccatttattgaaaacacTGTGGGTCCTCCAATGTTTTCTTAGGACTTGTATCAAAAATCAATTGGTTGTAGATGCATGAGTTTGCTTCCAGGTTCTCTTTGTATTGttgatttatgtgtgtttctatgtcaataccatgctgttttaattGCAACTTTCAGGTCATACAACATctcctgttattttctttttgctcaggataGCTTTGACTATTACGGGTTTTTGTTCTCATATAAAACCTAAAACTACTTTTTCTAGTtatgtgaagaatatcattgattttttaatatttattttttagttatagttgaacatAATATCCTAATCATTAACCCAATTAATAActactctttatttttccatatgtacGAATACTCAGCAATTTGCAACAACATTCTATCTTTATGATTTTCCTAGACttaatatttcatatgaatagaATTATACAATATATGGTCTTTACAGCTGTCTTATTTCAATTAACATATTGTTTTCAAGGTACATgtatgttttttcatttattttataggtgcattaaattatatagaatagtgagattcattgctatgtatgcataatataatttggtcacttTTGTTCCCAGCTCAAGGTACATTTATGTAAAAGtatgtatcaatattttattttgtttccggTAACTACATAGAAGTTATGCGAATCAAGAAACAGAATGTAGGATAAAGAATATATGTGAGTAGATAATGGAGCTCAAATTTCTGTGACTCAGAAATCATCAGGTGAAGATATTCAttgaaaaatgaggataaaaactATTATGTTTTGATATGGAGGAGGTCTAGGCTGCAGAGATGTGGAGGTCAGTGGCATTTAAGAGAAGTTGAAATGATACAGTTGGTTGTCATCACTTGCAGGGGACAAGGAAAACTCATGAGCCAATGATAACAATCCAGACAATGTACATGTAGCTCACATTGGAAAATGTGAGGCTGCATATCCTATTTCTGAGGTGAGGGAGAGGTGAGAAGAACCCCCACAATCAAATATCCTGCAATCTTAAACAGGTTCAGTACTGACACATAGTGGAGCATTGGCATGTTCAAATCCCACATTTTTCAATCTTTGGCCCATATTAAGATTCCCTTTCCTCCATGGATTCATCACAAGAGTTAagtattaaatacttaaatacttaaatactttaaatacttAAATTAATGTAAAGTTTATTGATAACTTGTAAAACCAAGGAGGGAAAGGTGATCCTTGAAGAGTAAGGTTGAAAagtgtgtgggctctctctcatccagcgaggaggtccacggaacagggtagaggagagtgtggctgcagagtcactaaccaagacctccagagaccaagcaggaagcaggtctgattttattgcacagttaccatgtatatatactcaggcagtagctaggcagattacaggcagccatcAATGCAATTCTGCTAACTGCTCTTGCAGTGACCAATCGAGTAGTgggctgtggagcaagcacagggactacaacacatggcctcatgcccagagTTGTGCCTCCAGGGTAAATAGCCTGCCGCTTACATGCCTAGCACAaaggagtggcctgccactcagatgcccttaacgtatgccatgtatgcagtactccatgtaCTTGTCCCCACAGAAAAACAGACTCAACAGCACTTAGCGCCTCAAGGGGACTTCGTTTCCAGCAAATACAAACTAAACTGCTATAACACAGTaaatggaaagtttattttaagtaCAGATTGGGTACAAAAGAATAATGCAGACATGGAAAAAAGGTAGAAGTAATAAAGTTTAGAATGATGTGAACACTTTCTGAGAAAGAGATAAGTAAAGACTTTCTATTCAGGTATAAAAAGTTCCATTTAGAAGAGCAAGCATTGGCCTGAGTTGTTTGAATCTTGGCATTGACGTGGAAGAGCAgtatatcactttaaaaaaaaagttatagttttggggctggggctgtagctcaatggtaaagcacctgctTTGCatgtgggaagcactgggtttgatcctcagcaccacatagaaataaataaagatactgtgtgttaatcaacaactaaaaaaatttttttaaaagttatggttttttaaaaaggaacacatggtaaattattgatttaacagatagaaatttcaattaaaatatttaaattatgctTCCAGGGTCAGCTAGAATTAACAAGCAAGAAACCTTCCTAGCAGATTACTGATAACAGACTTTACATCAACTACCCATCTCCACTTCAGCTCTTTTGTTTTCACTTCAGATTTTTAACATTGGAAAATGATGTGATATTTTATTTGAACAGAAAACTTTGGGATGGGAAGAAAGAActgcaaaaatattcaaatgtacATCACAATATTTATACTGGACAAAACTGTAGTACCTATTGCAAGAGTTACCATGATACAGAGAATAGAATTGTCTTCTTACAAAAGACTCTTCTTAGGGCTCCCTTCATGtctctgttcctcaggctgtagatgaaggggttcagcatgggagtGACCACCGTGTACATCAGAGCCATGACAGTGTCTTTCACAGTAGAATTATTAGCTGATGGACATAAATAGAGACCAATAATTGTCCCATAGAACAGTGACACCACAGAGAGGTGGgagccacaggtggagaaggccttgtgGATACCTCGAGCAGAAGGGACCTTGAGGATGGAGGAGAAAATTTGTACATAGGACCCAAGTATGAGTAGAAATGGGGTGACAATAACAAGTCCTCCCATGATAAATATCACCAATTCATTGACATGAGTATTGGAgcaggccagcttcagtaaagcagatatttcacagaaaaagtggGGGATCACGTTGTCCGAACAGAAAGACAATCTGACCACAAGCAGAGTGTGCAACAGGGCATGGAGCGTGGTCAGCACCCAGGACAGCACCACCAGGGAGAGACAGAGCTTGGGGCTCATGATGGTGGTGTAGTGCAGGGGgaagcagatggccacatagcggtcataagCCATGGCCACAAGGAGGAAGCTCTCTAGGTCTGCAAAGCACAGGAAGAAGTATATTTGAGTCAGGCAGCCTGCATAGGGGATGGAGGGGACTTGACTCTGCATGTTCTGCAACAGTTTAGGAATGGTCACAGAGGaaaagcagaggtcagagaagGACAAATTGCCGAGAAGCAAATACATGGGAGTGTGCAGATGGGAGTCCAGGTgaatgaggatgatgatgatgaggttCCCCAGGATGGTGGTAAGATACATGGAAAGGAACAGGGCATAGAAGAGGTTCTGGTGCTCTGGCTGGATgggcaggcccaggaggaggaaTTCTGAGACGGGAGTTTGGTTCCTTTCTGTCATGCTCTGTctactgtatctttttttaaaaaaagaaagacttgggTACCTTAACAattcaaataaatgaacatttttctcttatatgtcaTCTGGTACTCATTCTACAATAACTGATCCCACCTTGATTACaataattattatctttaaaatccAATTGTCCATCATCTCTATAATCATGAATGCctttttcttaacttctttgTAACATGTTTGAATATTCCATCCTTTCCTAAACACTTACCTATTGGTTTCTGAGACAA includes:
- the LOC144255768 gene encoding olfactory receptor 1468-like, with the protein product MSQIQSMTERNQTPVSEFLLLGLPIQPEHQNLFYALFLSMYLTTILGNLIIIILIHLDSHLHTPMYLLLGNLSFSDLCFSSVTIPKLLQNMQSQVPSIPYAGCLTQIYFFLCFADLESFLLVAMAYDRYVAICFPLHYTTIMSPKLCLSLVVLSWVLTTLHALLHTLLVVRLSFCSDNVIPHFFCEISALLKLACSNTHVNELVIFIMGGLVIVTPFLLILGSYVQIFSSILKVPSARGIHKAFSTCGSHLSVVSLFYGTIIGLYLCPSANNSTVKDTVMALMYTVVTPMLNPFIYSLRNRDMKGALRRVFCKKTILFSVSW